ttagaaatttaggtTGGTTGTTTTTTCGTAGAATCTCTTAGAATACGAAACAATTTTATCTTGGTAAATTGCAAAACTTCTTTGGTCACCAtgaatatttaactttttttatacttctttttctttaatttttttattctgttttttagatttaaacttGTTGCATTGGGGTAACAACGGTTTAATTGCTGTCCCTTTATATAATGCAATCTATTTATGGAATTCGGAAAGTGGTGCTGTTGATGAGTTGTTTGGAGATAATCCAATAACTGATGATAATTTAGTTATCACAAGTGTCCGCTGGATTGGAGATGGTGCAATTCTAGCTGTTGGACTCTCAAATGGAGttattgaagtaaacctttttttttcactCCTTAGATCTTTGTTGAGAGTCATAGACCAGAAAAGGAAGTTTTGTCACTGATGTCAAAGTAGTGAAAAGTGTGAACATAAAGTGTAAATCTAATAATGTGAAAGTGTAAGGTGTCATCCTGCCTGTAAAGGGTCCTTGCGTGTTCACAATTACAATTTGTGTGAACAGGATAACAACCTAAGCTATACCAGCACTGACATAGGGAAATGACGtaaatttcaaatttaacattaaaatggcttttttctaatatttaaaACATTGATTCTATTAATAAGTGCATACCAGGGGGccgaaaatatttattttcttttttgactttttattaTTAGTTGTGGGATGCAGAATCATGTAAGAGGGTTCGCGCAATGACTGGTCATGCATCTAGAGTTGGTTGCTTGGATTGGAACGAACATCTTCTCACAAGGTTTGATCATTTTGAGACAATAAGCTGTACTTTTCTTTCTCAAAGTTTTACATACCTGTGATGTTAACGCAGAAGCTCAAGGGACTTACAAATAAAACAGTATAATAACGCAAatcaaataacaaataaaagttAGTTGTTTACAGAAACAAAGTCTATAAATATGGGCTGACATAGTAGAATCGGTACAATTCACGTTAAGTTAACCGTATCAGGTCGATACTAATTTTTTGTGCGTAATCAAACAGGCGAAAAAGAATATTAAATACAGCTTTGCATTGCCTATTAGTTAAATATGTTGTTAAACTTTAAATTAACTAATAACTTATAATATATAAGGAGAATTTAATTTTTCGCCTTCCTGGAATAATAAATTCCATCAATTCGAAAGCCATAATCTCTTTTTTTCTAGTGGGGCAAGATCAGGTGCCATATTTAATCATGACGTCAGAGTAGCGGAACATCATGTTTCATCGTTTCTTCACCACTCACAAGAGGTCTGTGGTTTAGAATGGGCACCTAATGGCAAATTACTAGCCAGTGGTGGCAACGATAATATCTTGAACATTTGGGATATAGCTTCCACAGAAACATCTTCTGCACAGCGACCATATGAAGTCACAACACCGATGCATTCCTTATGTGAACATATGGCTGCAGTTAAGGTAACGGAACAGATGCGTTGGTTATCAATTTgtagttgttttttttacttaagtGCCTTATTTCAGAGCGTGATAttataagaaaaattaaaaattcatgtCTGTGGTAAATAGGtatgctttaaaaaaataaatgtaataaaattcGGACCACTGGTTCGGTGTTAAAGCTCTCACCCTAGCGGaggaaacattatttttatagccTTGAGCATGTTGCTTTTATTTgcattttaacctttttttgttttgttttaaaaaacatggaATAAACCTTAAGATACCACGGTTCATTGCACGATTTGTTTAAGCTTGTTGCTGAGAAATAAAGAAGGAATGCTTGGTTCATTAAGCCGTTCTCTTCACAAATAAATACTGACCTGCATAACGGTAATTAGAAACGTTCtaacttgttttatttctttaggCCGTCGCTTGGTGTCCATGGCAGCGGAACATCCTCGCATCTGGTGGAGGTACACTAGATCGACATGTACGAATTTGGAACGCTGGGACTGGAGCGTGTCTTCAAAGCCATGACACTATGTCTCAGGTATATAAGTTACTGACAAGGATGCATTTGTTTGTCATTGCTAAACGGTTTCCACTTAAATTTTCAGAAGAGGATAACACCTTACAGCCGATTGGCAGGACATTTGTCGCTTTTACTCAACGgcacaaagaaaattttttgtatgTCTAAAAGAAAGCATTATTAAGATGCAATTTGAATAAATTGTATTGGGAAATAATTTGTAGAAAATTTGTAGAAATACAAATTCGCCTTGATACTCCCTCGTATCTGTGTATTTAGGAACTTTAATGTATGACTTGCATCTGTGTATTTAGGAACTTTAATGTATAACAAAAGAAccctgaaaaagaaaaagatgatcaaagtgtttaaaaaaacgatttttacgATACTCTGAGACCATATCTATAGTTTTTGATTGCCAACTGCTCAGCtgtgtttattttattagtTGATCCGTTTTGATCTGCTGTCTAATGTGATATGACTTTCCTTAGGTGTCTGGAATTTTATGGTCTGGCACATATAAGGAAATTCTTTGCTCCCATGGGAGTCAAATGACTATTTGGAAGTACCCTAGTATGGTTCGAGAAACAGAATTGACAGGTTTGTAATTTGTTTTATTCTATTGCTACCGCTGTGTCTGATGTGGCAGTGTAGTTTTGATTATACCTTATCGATTATACCTTATTGGTCCTAAGTTCGTTGACCCTCACTGACAAGTTTGGTTAAGGgacgaaaattaattttctcaaattttattttacttggTTTCATTAGTCTCGAAATTGCGAATATTTCAAATTCCGTTTATCAGTTTCACCACTCGTCAGAAATAGCATTTTCTTTGATGTGTTAAAGAATTtcaagaatttcagatttatatGGCCAATcagaactttttttatttcaatctaTTGACTaaatttcagtttttaaaaGAATCATCATTAATATTTTACCACCTGTTCTATCAATGTgtttttatcatatttacaaTTTTAGGGAAAACAAGGTGTTCCGATAGCATATCTGTACTGACAAAATAGCTAATAAATAGGGAAAATGTCAAATGTTAGTTCAAAAAATTCCAGGAATGCTTGGAAAATAAGGAAAGAACACCATTTACAgatgtcaaatattttttgcaaacacaatatTTTTTAGGACACACCGGTCGCATATTGAATGTGACAATGTCACCAAATGGTCACCTCGTCGCGTCTGCAGGAGCTGATGAAACTTTACGTCTATGGAGATGTTTTGAGCCTGATCAAAAGAAGACACGACCCACCAAAAAAGCAGCTGATCGACCTAACATTAGCTCAATGCATAGCATTAGATAATAAACTTTCCAACTTCGTTTCTTTGTGATACAAACAGCAGATTTACTGTCTTGAGTATAAATTTGAACATCCGTGTACCGTAAAAATTAACTCGTCCAGTTTGTGTGTTATTCGTATATTATACTTGTaaatacaattaattttttaaaaataatcgttttgcgaaatatttcttatttttttatttttagctattTCCGAACATAAGGTCTCGAATACCATAGAAAGACAACATGCCCGCCATGAAAATCctgtaaattttgtttctattaAAAAATCCTGCAAAAATCTTGTCGTTAAGTAATTTCACTCCGAGTCACTCTTGTAAAGaagatatataacaaaaaatctttgttttaacGGATAAGTATCGTGCCATAACCAAGAACTTGTAGATGAGTTGCATGTGTTTACAAAGTTCCATATGTGCTCGCGCATCCTGGTAGGAAAGAAAAGAAGGACCGCATAGGTCAAATATTGACTATTTATGTTAGTTTATAAATTTTCAGGAAAACAATATTAAACATGCATTTGAATTATGTTTTTCTCaacttttatttgtttaagAGCAGACTCAGATAGACCAGTATAATAAATGTATTCACAAACAATTGCTATTCAAACGTGGACAGACATTGCGTCTAGCCAAGTTATTGTaacaaaaaacgctacaggacctgggatcgaggttgaataCTCACATGAACTTATTTTCtcggaaatttatttttgcagcgATAGCATTTAAATGTTTTACAACTTTCAATGGTTAAAAGGATCAGTGTATAAGCATTTCCGCGTAACCTAAATTTCAGGTTTGGGCCCAAATCCGCGAAAATTAACTCCATAATCTATTCGCTGCCTTAAAGGATTAATCAAAGAGTTGTTAAGTAAATCAGTAATGTTATTTGCATGAAAAGCATTCCGCTTAataaattaagattaaaaaaatattcaagtaCAATTACTGTATTAAAATTTGTACAAAGTACCGCAAATGCTCCTGTAAAACGCCTCCTAAGATATTGAAGCAGTTAATAAACGCCACCTTCATCGGTCAAAATAGGGCGTTTATTAGAGTTGTCTTCATTCAATCAATTTGCAGAACGCCCAGTCCTGAAAATCTCAAAATTTAAATGCTCGCCTTGGGGCGTTTAGTGAAGGATTTGCGGTAATTGTTATTAGATGTGAACACTGTTTGTCAACCATCTAGGTTCCAGATATTCCAATCCTAAAAAGCCATTTGCTTTTCGTTTTTCGTTTCGGCGTTGCAATTTCCTTTGGATACACGAATTAAATCGATCGTGTGTTTTTTTGACAAGATTTCGAAGCTTTCGATCTTTGACTTTATCATAATAATCCATGATACGGTTGGCACGGAAATAACTCAACGTGCCTCCAAAATTCGTCGCACCCTAAgaggaaattttttaataagaaacattttcaaaacaaataatgAAGCTGAGAAtggttaaaaaacaatatcaaaaGCTAAAACGGTActaatgttgtttctttttcttAGAAAACATATAAATGCAGGTAAATACATCTCGAGCAGGAATATGTCATCCAGAGTAAATTTGTGAAGCTTGTACTTGTATTTGTAATGTACTGTAAAAATGTAAGAATAAAGGAAGAATATATTTTAGGTTAAACATATCTCGAACATATGTAGCCAAGTTTccagtttctttttaaaaagcgtGCAACTTAATTGCAAACTTGAACGCACTTCAGTGTACTTGTGTCTCACTTTTATCAATGCAAGTTTAAAATAACCTGCTTACCACTGTGACTTTTCCATCCGGCAAGAAATGTGCATAACTTTCGGCGGCGTCGGGAGCTGTGTCCTTATACAGCTTCACTGGGATCATTGGCATGAAAACAGGTGACAACGCATAGTTGGCTGAGACATGGATGATATTGTACCATAAGAATCTTGTAATAAACTGTGAAAGTTCAGCCCGTGAAAGGAATGAAGCTGGAAATCCAGTGAACTACAATAGATATTGTTGTGTTTAACAAATGGATGTTTACCTTAAAGACATTACTTTTCCAGGGAATGAATTCTTAAACTTAATATTAGGATTAAAAGTTAGTAATGATGCATTTTCGTCTGAATCAGTTCTTGCCAAAATTAATCCGATGCATGTAATATGGGTAAAAAAAGGAGGACTAACTTTTCCTTTGCCGCCATTTGTTCCTGTGCCATCAGCGGAAACTTCATTCGCGAAACTTTGCAACTCTGTGTCCCCTGCCACATCACCATCCTGCTCGTAGTACCTACAGTTAAAAAACAACTCGCTCAAAATGTGACTCGTAGTCTGGTGGTAGAGCGTTCGGTTCCAGTGCAGGAGGTGTTTGGTTGAAACCCCGGCAGAGTCACGCAAAACGTTATAAAAGTGTGATTCTattctttctgcttagcgcttaTCGTGAGAGTAGGAGTGATATCTTAGGCAGTTGTATAGATGAGCGCTTTCTGTTGTCTCACGAATTTCGTGGctcaaataggagctttaaatgcactataGACTcctttcgcaggaccctcgttgataacaGTACCGAtaagaactgaagaggctatcctgggtaaacaatCTATATATTAATGCGCCTTATGTGTGTATGCGCACAGTAGGTCATGGCTCACTTTCTTACGACTTTTCCATTTGCTCTCCTCTCTCCTAAGGCGTCGCGTgacgctaaaatttactaaataaAAGATAAAGTCGCAAAACCAGGGTTTATTTGCCGTTCCGTTTTGTCAAAATAATTTTGGTTTTACCCCCGATTTAGCATCCGCATGCCGTATCTCaaggaaacaagttgtttatcaactgaaaaaagaaagctGAAGCGAAAAAGGCTGTCTCTTTTTCCAactaatcctgaaaaaagttattttaaacaagGCATGCCAATACTTACTCATCATAAGGTTACCTTAAAGCTTACTTGTTCTCCGAGGTTggatctttttataaaaaaactatcGCATTCGGATATTAATGGTTTGAATTTAAAGGGTAAAAAACGAAGTTAATGTTGCTCACAAATACTTTTTAGAAAgcagaaaaacgtacgatgatataatgtcacaaagagaactgattggaaaggTATTACACAATTGTGTACACTTTTAATTCGTTCTcattgggatgaagcgaagttcagtaatcgaagtaaaaaccGATTGGACTTTAATTCAGAGAACGCTAGCTAGCGACCTACTGAGAAAGCTAACAAAAAgtaggtgtgttgtttagaatATCTAGTACAAAAATGAATTTATgtgtataacgattttttagcTGTTTTAACTTTCAAAGCTAAACTTTTCCTTAAATATCaagttttttgttgtgttttgattctaaacatattttctttaagcacttttcTTAAAAAGTGTACCgaaaaatgggtcagaagttaggaatatcctaagaatatgtccaacctcgattgtttgttctaagtataaaaaagaatttgccaATACCTAAAGCAACTTATAGCAGgcgcattatatattttcaggccatTGCCATGCTAAGAACATATTAAGAATAACGAGGATTGTATTTGTCAAGGAAGTTAAGAACATTGAGGCTGAAACAAAAAagcactattcttataaaatacagcgtgtatatctttgagaaaaatttatataaactgtaaaaagtaatatttcctttgttactgtttttaacactacggAGTGggtgattcagtgttgatgtcgttataataaaccctaatgtaaacaaacttcaatcaatgtttacatctgttacgttacgatcTTTTGAAATATATTAGATTCTGCAATTCGAAAACGCCGCATTGCTATCATGCACGGCGGCTGAAAGGCAAAccgttcttttaatattttgaatttaaatattacattattattattgttattattccgaatatttgtacaggatatagccacttcagtgtttgaaacactgttatcaatgtgggtcctgtgttcgggatgtatacattaagtatacaccggtattacctacccaattttccctcacatggcatgggttgacccgtagctgtagtaaaggcatgcccgcgctgtggcaGTAGATGTACAATGTACCGAAATGATTCAGATTTTGATATTTCTCGTTTTTGTGTTGTTAGCTAtcgatttcttatattttgaataaaattttgGAAGGATTACTGTATGCAATACACTgaatagctaatttggtatgatgcattacaAATTGTAGATTgtggaaattttgtaataactttttttgtatgacTTAACGAAATATGTTGGATTTTTTGTCTGGTATACTATTTATCCTGGTGTACTTCTgacatggcaaagcaagtaaatagttttagcagatttagctttttacgtaacggttgttagacaccttcaattttttttgttgcttctgcttatatttttaaatgttttgtttcaGCAGGTACaaatatagaataatgcagattgtgatttttaaaatgttgtatgtttttgttttgacatCCCTTACATAGATTCAAGattaagtggattttttacAGGAATTCGGCTAGTcttggatatgttcattttcctttgatatcgCCGAATAAGATATgtctaaaatatgtaaaattttatgacgttaaagcgggacgtcaataacactactttaacgtcaatatcctatattgaATTAAGGAAgacattacagtgcacttaaaactttgaggccaaataacttgggaaCGAAGTGGTggcgtcaatgttttttcaccgcgtgggtaactagggtccacctaggaccaatttgggtaagtttcccaaacctgagtccccgaatccatttcggaatgaacaagttgatgacgtcatcaaaaaaccttcaatccCCTATATCTttgcaaccatttgtcaaaagtacatgatcctatacatataTTTGATCTGTGTTTCAAGatttatacgatgaaggcaacaggtatcaAAATTTCTACCTGTTGgtgggtctttgctgacgtcagcaaaattttcaaaccctatatctccttaggcgttcgtcgaaa
Above is a window of Hydractinia symbiolongicarpus strain clone_291-10 chromosome 3, HSymV2.1, whole genome shotgun sequence DNA encoding:
- the LOC130635710 gene encoding cell division cycle protein 20 homolog, producing the protein MADRKMALMKGEIREPLSPISANKATARTPHKRTASRNATARTPGNKTPNIKKNGAGTEGSMYDRFIPNRSLMNVQQSHHLLLKPEKDENESSGEEEYSERMKQNLNGDADQLGSRILQMKIKAPQNKEGEVAMKMLYTKSRPTPLKFKSTRHIPSVPDKILDAPEIVDDYYLNLLHWGNNGLIAVPLYNAIYLWNSESGAVDELFGDNPITDDNLVITSVRWIGDGAILAVGLSNGVIELWDAESCKRVRAMTGHASRVGCLDWNEHLLTSGARSGAIFNHDVRVAEHHVSSFLHHSQEVCGLEWAPNGKLLASGGNDNILNIWDIASTETSSAQRPYEVTTPMHSLCEHMAAVKAVAWCPWQRNILASGGGTLDRHVRIWNAGTGACLQSHDTMSQVSGILWSGTYKEILCSHGSQMTIWKYPSMVRETELTGHTGRILNVTMSPNGHLVASAGADETLRLWRCFEPDQKKTRPTKKAADRPNISSMHSIR